The Novosphingobium kaempferiae genome includes a window with the following:
- a CDS encoding helix-turn-helix domain-containing protein, translating into MNRQGPHTTAGQDRTDAISVRIPEACRLTGIGRSKLYELIADGTIEVVKVGAMTLIPFDSLKQLIADARKREAI; encoded by the coding sequence ATGAATCGCCAGGGACCGCACACCACCGCGGGGCAGGATCGGACCGATGCAATCTCGGTGCGAATTCCGGAGGCCTGCCGGTTGACCGGAATCGGGCGCTCCAAGCTCTATGAGCTGATCGCCGATGGCACCATCGAGGTGGTGAAAGTGGGCGCCATGACTCTTATTCCGTTCGACAGTCTGAAACAGCTGATTGCTGATGCCCGGAAACGGGAAGCGATATGA
- a CDS encoding ribbon-helix-helix domain-containing protein, translating to MQTKKTRHQFYLPDHLSARLDALAAQPGLSKTAVLSDALTAWFEQREAADIDARFGKVLARQVGAVERIERQVDYLTEVLGLFVRFHLTQTAHHPPFDKESQRLGQIRYEKFVRIVGQMAARPAREGEAKSSQSSKESKR from the coding sequence ATGCAGACGAAAAAGACCCGCCATCAGTTCTATCTTCCCGACCACCTGTCGGCGCGGCTCGATGCGCTGGCCGCGCAGCCGGGATTGTCGAAGACCGCCGTGCTCAGCGACGCGCTCACCGCCTGGTTCGAGCAGCGTGAGGCTGCCGACATCGACGCGCGGTTCGGCAAGGTGCTGGCGCGGCAGGTCGGCGCGGTCGAGCGCATCGAGCGGCAGGTGGACTATCTGACCGAGGTACTCGGGCTGTTTGTGCGCTTCCATCTGACCCAGACCGCGCACCATCCCCCGTTCGACAAGGAGAGCCAGCGGCTCGGCCAAATCCGGTACGAGAAGTTCGTCAGGATCGTGGGGCAGATGGCGGCGCGGCCGGCGCGCGAGGGTGAGGCGAAATCATCCCAGTCCAGCAAGGAGAGCAAGCGATGA